From the Burkholderia sp. GAS332 genome, one window contains:
- a CDS encoding DDE_Tnp_1-associated, whose product MEDEDILSMEEAFYDLRDPRSRRPAYDLQEMLVVALCAILCGADNWVQLWGEEKQDWLRRHIAWHTREGPTHFGCLPHCPERGFIWREAGCLPSATRHV is encoded by the coding sequence ATGGAAGATGAAGATATCCTGAGCATGGAAGAAGCGTTTTACGATCTTCGTGATCCACGTAGCCGGAGGCCGGCCTACGATCTGCAGGAAATGCTGGTGGTGGCGCTGTGCGCGATCCTGTGCGGCGCGGACAACTGGGTCCAACTGTGGGGCGAAGAAAAACAGGACTGGCTGCGTCGCCATATCGCCTGGCACACGCGCGAAGGCCCGACACACTTCGGCTGTCTGCCCCATTGTCCCGAGCGTGGTTTTATCTGGAGGGAAGCAGGGTGCCTGCCATCGGCTACGCGGCATGTCTGA